CAGGTCGGACACCCCCTCTCGGCTAGAGCGTCCCGTTCGGTCGCTTGTAACCAACCCCTTCTGCAAGCCCAGCCAGATACCCCACAAGTCTTCGTCCTCGAAACGGCTGACATGCCCATCCTTAACCAAAGCAATTTCGTTTTCGCCTTCCAGCGAAGCCTCAAACGGGTGCCCAGAATGCAGGTTAACGAGTTCACCTTTGGTCAGATCCATCAAGCGGTGTATTGCCGCGACGAACTCCTCAAAAACGTCAACTTGATCGAACTCTTTCGCGAGTGCGCGCGTGGCGTCCTCTAGATGTTCAGGAACGCCAATATTCACGTTATAGTCGTGAATATAGACACGAATTGGGAGTGGGCTGAGATAATGCTCCATGATTGGCCGCACGTCGTCCCAATTCAAGCCTCCATTTCCGCATCCCAGCCGAGGGAATGAAATTTCTTGGATCAGCTGTGACTCATAATTATCCGCGAACTTGCGAAGACCCATCTCGATCCAATCGAGCTGGGACGGGTTCTTCCAATGGATTTTGGTTGGAAAGTTGAGCACCCAACGATCCGCGCCTCGCCAGAGCCAGAGCACGCCCGGGCGAATGCTCTTCTGATCGCAAAGGTGCTTGTATGCAGCGAACATCGCCGGGTATCGCTCCTTGAATTCCTTGGCGATACCTTTCCCCATCACACCGACGCAGTTCACGGTGTTAACCAACGTCTGCGCCGACGACTCCATGATGCTCGTCCGGCGGTAGATTAGCATGAAACTATCCCCACTCAGGCCCACGTTTGAATGCCTCTAAGGTGAGCGCGTATATCAAATTAGCATGAGTCTCTTACCGAAGCACTCTGTCGCGAATGAGAACATACCATGAACATAGCCTCTGCCAAGGGCGATTTGCCGCCCGTTGCCGAGAAAACGCCTGATGCGTGAAGTTCGTTCATCTGCCGAAGTGATGACAGTGTGCTACAATAATCCCAAACAAAAATTTTTTCTCCGAAGCGTTTTACAGTAATAATTGATAAGAGCCGAGTGTATTATCACTATGATTTATTATAGCGCAAGCAAGCGTTCTGAACAATGCAGATATATAAATTTTGGAGATTGCGCAGATATTTCTGACACTGCAGTAGCACTTATTGCTCGCCTGGATGCGCTTTTATCAGAGGCGGATGATGCCTCTATTCCTGCCAACGCACCGCAAAATCAACCTCTGCGCATTCTAGATCGCGTCAGACTGCTTCGGCGGAGCGCACTAGGGCTTGCGCGAAATCCGGGCTCGGACGGCAGTCGCGCAAGGGCTGGGCGTCACCTTACCAAACTGTAATCTCCCGGCCAGAGCGCCGTAATCTGGCCTGCACCATTGTCCGGGGCACTCACGGAGCTTCCGTGTCCCCGTTTCGATGGAGAGATCCCATGTCCCCCCGCCTGCGTACCGCGCTCTACGGCACCGTTGCAGCCCTGGCCATCGGCGCCGGCGTCCTGCAGTTCCAGTCTGCCCCGTCCAATTTCATCGCTCCCGCCCATGCTCAGGCGCAGGCCCAGATCGCCGGCCTGCCGTCCTTCGCCGACGTCGTCGATCGTGTCCGTCCTGCCGTGGTTTCGGTGCGCGTGTCGCGCGCCGCCACCAGCGAGCAGATGTCGTTTCGCGACATGCCCGGCCTGGATGACAACGAGCGCGGCATGATGGAGCGCTTCATGCGCCGCTTCGGCGAGCAGGGCCAGGGCGATCAGCGCTTCGGTCAGGGCGATCAGCGCTTCGGCCAGGGCGAGCGCCGTGGCGGCCAGGGCCGCGGTCCGCGCGCCATGGCCCAGGGCTCCGGCTTCTTCATTTCCGCCGACGGTTATGTCGTGACCAACAACCATGTGGTCGAGGGCGCGACCGAGGCCGAGCTGGTCATCGACGGCGGCCGCACCGTCAAGGCCAAGGTGGTCGGCACCGATCCGCGCACCGATC
This portion of the Phreatobacter stygius genome encodes:
- a CDS encoding macro domain-containing protein gives rise to the protein MLIYRRTSIMESSAQTLVNTVNCVGVMGKGIAKEFKERYPAMFAAYKHLCDQKSIRPGVLWLWRGADRWVLNFPTKIHWKNPSQLDWIEMGLRKFADNYESQLIQEISFPRLGCGNGGLNWDDVRPIMEHYLSPLPIRVYIHDYNVNIGVPEHLEDATRALAKEFDQVDVFEEFVAAIHRLMDLTKGELVNLHSGHPFEASLEGENEIALVKDGHVSRFEDEDLWGIWLGLQKGLVTSDRTGRSSREGVSDLLSMISLLPCVRSVEVQKTDSGPDLAIEWQPFRTDAPAPKPVTKQLELQWR